The following are from one region of the Cloacibacterium normanense genome:
- a CDS encoding glycoside hydrolase family 53 protein, which yields MKKLIFCFLTLALISCSSGGDNPEPTPTPIPTEDSFIRAADLSFLPEIEAAGVSFKYNNTVQEPLLTLKNAGVNYIRIRLWNNPSNGHSNLSEVKQLATKVRTHGMKVWLTVHYSDTWADPGNQTKPVAWQNLNFSDLKSAVSVYTTQVVTEIKPEIIQIGNETNDGFLWPEGKLSTNETQYLELTNTAISSVKTANSATKIMLHFAGISNSADWYFNKVKNLNYDYIGISYYPVYHGTSLTDLKTKLTTLSQTYNKKIILAETSYPFTLSWNDWTNNVVGQSNQLVADYDATASGQKNYILAIKSLVKSVPNGSGFCYWGGEWVAFKGNQATNGSTWENQALWDFNNNALEAIQAFNKD from the coding sequence ATGAAAAAGTTAATTTTCTGTTTTTTAACATTAGCACTTATTTCTTGTAGTTCTGGCGGCGATAATCCAGAACCTACTCCTACTCCAATTCCTACAGAAGATAGTTTTATAAGAGCTGCAGATTTATCATTTTTACCAGAAATAGAAGCAGCAGGAGTTTCTTTTAAGTACAATAATACTGTGCAAGAGCCATTACTTACTTTAAAAAATGCTGGAGTAAATTATATTAGAATTCGTCTTTGGAATAATCCTAGTAACGGACACTCTAATTTATCTGAAGTAAAACAACTGGCAACTAAAGTTAGAACCCACGGAATGAAAGTTTGGCTCACCGTTCATTATTCTGATACTTGGGCAGATCCAGGCAATCAAACGAAACCTGTAGCTTGGCAAAATTTAAATTTTTCTGATTTAAAATCAGCGGTAAGCGTTTACACTACACAAGTAGTTACCGAAATAAAACCCGAAATTATACAAATAGGAAATGAAACCAATGATGGATTTCTTTGGCCAGAAGGAAAACTTTCTACCAATGAAACACAATATTTAGAATTAACAAATACTGCTATTTCAAGCGTGAAAACAGCCAATAGTGCTACTAAAATCATGTTGCATTTTGCAGGAATTTCTAATTCAGCAGATTGGTATTTTAATAAAGTTAAAAATCTAAATTATGATTATATAGGCATTTCTTATTATCCTGTATATCATGGAACGTCTTTAACTGATTTAAAAACCAAGCTCACTACACTAAGCCAAACGTATAACAAAAAAATCATTTTGGCAGAAACCTCTTATCCTTTTACACTAAGTTGGAATGATTGGACCAATAATGTGGTGGGACAAAGCAATCAATTGGTTGCAGATTATGACGCTACTGCTTCTGGTCAAAAAAATTATATTCTCGCCATCAAATCATTGGTAAAATCAGTTCCGAATGGTTCTGGATTCTGTTATTGGGGAGGAGAATGGGTTGCCTTCAAAGGAAATCAAGCAACTAACGGCTCTACTTGGGAAAATCAAGCACTTTGGGATTTCAATAATAACGCTTTAGAAGCAATTCAAGCATTTAATAAAGATTAA